The nucleotide window ATGTCAGCAATTTAGTCCCCTCTTCATAGCCCCCATCCAACTTTCTCCGCcctctcttcatgtctctctcctctcttccacaTCGGTGCCTTTCACACTTCAAAGCCCAACATTGATGCCCCCTTTCCCACCATTTCCCCCCACACTTTTTCGAGCTATGATGTCACCATTACTCctttgtgggtgtgacacccacccTTTGAGGAGGCTCCTTCTTCTTTAGAGGTGGCCCCCACACCTTACCTTTCTGCTGTATGGAAGAAGTATAACCATACCAATTAACATCTACCTTTGCAATTAATATCATTAACCTTAACCGTTTTCTCTGAGCACCACTGTCCCCTAGCGCTCTGTTAGTGGGAGAAACACTTGAAACCTGGGTTCCTAAGTCTTCCTTTCTGACATATTTTTCTTGCAGAGAGCTTAAGCCTCCTCAGAGATAGGCATTTGTAAGACCTAGAAGTGCATACCTATAAAGTCTGAGCAGATCAAGCGGTTGTTAATCACACCGTCCTGTGTCACACACAAATAAACTGAGAAATGCATCGCAGACATACATTAAGAATGCACTTTTCATAAATTACCCATAAATGATAAACCAAGCTAACTCCCAACACATTCCTGAGATCTTCTTGGCCCATCCGCATTCCTCCACAGTCTGCCATATAATCTTCCTTTCTTCAGAATTCTTACACCATCATAGACACTTTCTATTTCATTCCTTTTGTTACCACGTCGTAAGCAACTTCCAGACTTTTTCAGGGATTTGTTTTTCTGTTCCCATATCACATTCGGTACTAGAAACATACCATACTTTTTCTTCCCGCTATCATTTACTTGTACTGCCTCCAAATGGGGCATTGTTTTCACGATTTAGTGATCTTCGATTTGGCCGTGCTCCCATTAACTTCTTCTTCCACTTACTCTTATTGCATTACACACTCCTGCATTGAATACTCCATTCAGAGTGTTTTATTTCTGCATAATCTCCAGGTTTAATGGGAACCACAGACTGTGGCTCGCAATTACCCTCGTATGATTTTATTTTCCTTGTTGCTGTATTTGTTTTGCATGTTTATATAGCACAGGTAAAACTGGAAGGGGTTGAACGGTGTTCACTTATAAGTTACATTACATTGGGACTTCATGGTTCAATACAAAACACTATACTGAGGACAAGAGACGTAATGGAAGGGATTTCAAGAAAGGCAGTGTGTATAATTCCTTGACCTACAGGCAGGCCATAAAATGTAGGATGATAGCTTGTAGACGTTCAGTCTGCACTTTAACTTGGTGGCAAGTGCCCCTCGCCATAAAGCAGGGGCCAGTCCTGTCCAGGCTCCCCTTTCATAAAGTTGAAAGTGGTAATCCAGGCAGGGGTATACAGAATCACACTACTGCTGTCCCTCCCCAATTCCATGAAAGCACATTGATAAATATGATTTGACTGGCATCAGATGATCTGCTTCCTTGTTGAACTGAATTTACACTAGTGACAGATCAAATCAACATCTATTTTTacatccaacatggcctccctgtgTCATACTCTAATGCATTGTGCActatcatgttttttttattagtcCCAGAGAAGGATATGGTGGCCTTCTAGGGTCTCCAtatatccatcctccaaactcaTTCACATGTGGATTGATCTCCAGGCATCCTAGTGCATCCCTTGAGCGGACCATGCACCCTGGGCTGCAATTGCTCCTGGGACCATGGACACTGTCCTTGCCTAGCTGCTCTGTTTCTTGCCAGGTAATGCTGGTTCCTCCATGAACAGCTCAGTGGGAAAATAACATCACTGCATGCTTCCGTATTTAATTTCTACTCTCAATTTGCTTTCTCCGTCCCACAATCACATCAATAGGGGCTTACCTGGAAAAAGCAGATCTATGCCTCAGCTATTCAGAAGGAGATCGATCAGTAGTACTGTGTGGAGTTACACCTTATAGTTTTGTGGCCATAAAAAATGCAGGCTTAACTGGTCCAGTGTCTTGCATCTTTATGAATCTAAATCGGAATTAATGAAAGTAACCAGGGCTTGGATCACAACATCACAAAGTTCTTATTAGCTTGTATCTTTTAATGCTTTCAAAGAGGTTGGCAATAAAGAAAGGAGCAGTTATACCTTTGCAAGAAACAACAATTCATCGACTCCTTTTAACATGGACAGTCACTGAAGTTGCTGGGAACAAAATTCCCATCTGAAACTGTCACTTCAGGTCCTCCAACATCGAAGCTCTTGTTAGTGTGTCGgacattaataagtaaacttacaaggggatgcgtataggttgattaaccttttgactcgttcaggatgttcttaccatagctccagatcAGAAacagtaatcaatacacaataatcaataatcattagtcaaatcaacggAGTCAGTAATTGttgcacaccatgacttttcagccatgaataactacacctttagtaagtttatttcccttatattaacaatgctaaagtccatgtagattaatctcaaaatcaaattaaacgCAATAAATATTTGTTAACCAAAAAGACGCAAGAAcaatgatctaatcaaagcttgaatcacaatgcattctaaagcatcagcacaaatcatcAGTAAAATCAGTTTCAATAGTACCGCataatccatagagttcagcaaaaaaaATTGTCAACCATTTATCTCTGCAGTTTGTCAGTCGTCATgcgaatagcctcaactaacccagattagcatcagcatgtggggcttcatgcaaaaacaatttagaacacaaatttagaaaacatctagctaaggaaaactatcaagacagcgcagttggtacctagaaagaaaatgcatataaatgcaattcagtcacattgtcatatctacttaTCCACGGTATGAGTCAGCAAGCAGCATCAGTCTTCACCCTCAGGTCATCactcgatcagcaaaacatcaggctctcagtcagagagtatgaacctaatgacagaatctcgaatctcctcTTCTCCCAAATATCGCATCACAAATCAGAAtaaggtctgaagtcttttccctctgtcacattgttatatcaaagtcacccaaactatcccctaattccccattGGTCTATTAATTgcacgttattactctgtccagtgagcgttctataccaaatctatgaattctaataattcacacttcacacgtcgatgattggtctgctttacgatattctcatcatccggcttgtcaggtatcacattttttgcatcttcctctccagtcagtgtcttcattgtttgcatcctggaaaagaacctctagcacacattacacacatattgaTACATTTTAAGGAAACTGTCTCTTGTTAGTcgattctcatggaaagcttctgcttaagcattttaacaagacaatgaacatttcacagttagttcactctgtcagcatttttcattaaacactagaaatacagcttctgcatgaggcctggcaaaactaggccaagacactcgctaagttaaggcctacaattaataatctaaaacatacttcataacccttaatatgacatattactacattaatctaatatattttcaatatttcataagtattcatCATTATTTAGTGAACACGGGTGACCATTCtatgaggtcacaatttcaaacatgcacattatttttctacgttattcatttttctacataagtcactaTTACAAATACATaagcactcattaataatttctaattaatacaTCTGCTTCAGCACTCTTAAAAAGGCAAGCCAGCCATACGTTTGGTAAGTCATTTTACTCTAAATCTTATTAAAGACTCCTGCCTGGCAGCATAGTGGGCTAGGTGATCTGGAAAGCTAGATTATATATAGCCGGCAGACAGACATGGCCTGCTGCTTTCTGATTAATTAGAACAGAGAACATCGGTTTTCCTCGCTTTCACACTGAAGACCTCACTAGAGTGACCCTCTCCTTCTTCTCAGACTGGTTGTGCTGGGGCACCTCCTGTCCCGTGTTCTTGTGCATGATACTTATATGACAGTTCATTCCTTTGTGCCTGAAGTTTTATTTAAGTTCTATACATAGTATCTAAGGGTCAGTCGTTCTACTGTGTGGAACCCCTGAATCAGAGCTCCTCCTTCCCTTCAGGCACTGACTTTGTATGCAGGACGTttgcctcctccctgcaggaagTGAAACTACCTCATCTTACCTATTTGCAGCAAATTCTTCTTAGCCCTTTCTGCAGGCATTGGGATCCCCAATTCCGCCTTTCAAACAATAAAATACCACCTCCTTCCTCGCAAGACAGGAACTTCCCCTCTTCTTTCTCTTACATCCATTATATCATGTCATGCACGGTCATTTATGCTTTAagtaaccctcactattttcttttgCAGTGTGGTTCCACTTGTATTGAACCAGTTTACCAAACAGTCTTTCAGCCAGGTGGATCACATACGACCAGAAAACCAGGTAAACACTTGTTCCGCCTAACATGGATGTGGAACCATCCTCTGGACACGAGGATGATGGATCGGTGTCTAGGCAGATAGGGGCAAGGTCTTTCTCCAGAACCATGGATGCCGGGCCCTCTTCCAGGCCAGTGGAGGCAGGATCGTCATGTGGACAGGTTAATAATGCGCCCTCCTTTGCACAGATGGATGATCGCCTTCAGCAGGCCCAAATATTTAAAGATGCTGGTAACAAGAGTTATAAGGAGCAGAGATACAGAGATGCCATCAGCAGGTACCACCGAGCTCTGCTGCAGCTGAAAGGTTTGGACCCCAACATGCCATCCCCCCTGCAAGCCTTTGGCGCCAAGAGACCAGTGGTaaccccagagcaggaaaaggcttTGCACGACCTGCAGAGAGACTGCTACAACAACCTGGCAGGTAAATGAGGATGCCCAAAGGCAAGAGTCATGGGTAGGAGGGAGGGTAAAAATGGAGAACAGAGTTTTAACACAATTCCCATCTTCTCCCCCACTCCACCTTTTTGCATCCACAGCCTGTCTCTTACACACAGAGCCTGTGCCCTACGCTCGGGTGAAGGAATACAGCGTACTAGTCCTGGAGAAGCAACCAGGCAACGCAAAGGCCCTATACCGTGCAGGTGTGGCCTCCTTTCACCTGCGGGATTTTGACAGTGCCCTACACTACCTGGGCGAGGCTCAGCGGATACAACCTACAGGTGAGCTACTTTGCCAGACGTGTGATTCAGGAGAGTGCCCCAACTGCTCCTCCTCACCTAGGGTGAAGATGAAAATGTGGGATGCGTGCACATCAGTGAAGAGTGTCAGTAATTGAATTAATAGGCCCGTTTCAGGCCTGCATTGGAAAGTAAATGTCTAAAGTCGGAAACTTGAAAGCAACTTAATTTGAAATATGTACATGTAAGAAAGCTTACTGAAATCTATAGTCTAGGGTTTTATTCGATTGTATATTTGCTTTTTGGAGCCTTTTTACGGATTCTCAGGCTAAAAGCAGTCCCGGCACACTGTATACATTAAGCTGATTGTTATTGTTGCATACTAGATGAGTAGGTGGGCAAGAAGCCGAGTACGATAAGTTTAATTAATATTATT belongs to Pleurodeles waltl isolate 20211129_DDA chromosome 9, aPleWal1.hap1.20221129, whole genome shotgun sequence and includes:
- the TTC9C gene encoding tetratricopeptide repeat protein 9C, which translates into the protein MDVEPSSGHEDDGSVSRQIGARSFSRTMDAGPSSRPVEAGSSCGQVNNAPSFAQMDDRLQQAQIFKDAGNKSYKEQRYRDAISRYHRALLQLKGLDPNMPSPLQAFGAKRPVVTPEQEKALHDLQRDCYNNLAACLLHTEPVPYARVKEYSVLVLEKQPGNAKALYRAGVASFHLRDFDSALHYLGEAQRIQPTDANVKKYLKLTESELSGYRQQEKQLYRDMFK